In one window of Acanthopagrus latus isolate v.2019 chromosome 15, fAcaLat1.1, whole genome shotgun sequence DNA:
- the nkx6.2 gene encoding homeobox protein Nkx-6.2 gives MLAVGQMEANRQSAFVLGSTPLAALHNMTEMKTSLFPYALQQSPAGFKAPSLANLNSQISMGTPHGISDILGRPITTAGQLLSGFPRINSLTTTAAAAAAAGMYFSPTVSRYPKPLAELPGRAPIFWPGVMQGSPWRDPRVPCPSQTNMMMDKDGKKKHSRPTFSGQQIFALEKTFEQTKYLAGPERARLAYSLGMTESQVKVWFQNRRTKWRKRHAAEMATAKKKHDSETEKMKESSDNEDDDEYNKPLDPNSDDEKITRLLKKHKATNLALISPCSNSSDTL, from the exons ATGTTAGCGGTCGGGCAGATGGAGGCTAACCGGCAGAGTGCTTTCGTCCTGGGCAGCACCCCGCTGGCGGCGTTGCACAACATGACCGAGATGAAGACGTCCCTGTTCCCGTACGCGCTGCAGCAGAGCCCGGCGGGCTTCAAGGCGCCGTCGCTCGCCAACCTCAACTCCCAGATCTCCATGGGCACCCCGCACGGAATAAGCGACATCCTGGGGAGACCCATCACCACGGCCGGACAGCTGCTCTCCGGGTTCCCCAGGATAAACAGCCTGACTACAACCGCAGCCGCCGCCGCAGCAGCGGGGATGTACTTCAGCCCGACGGTGTCGCGGTACCCGAAGCCCCTGGCCGAGCTGCCGGGGAGGGCGCCCATCTTCTGGCCCGGGGTGATGCAGGGTTCTCCCTGGAGAGACCCGCGGGTCCCCTGTCCTT ctcagaCTAACATGATGATGGACAAGGACGGCAAGAAGAAACACTCCAGACCGACTTTTTCAGGACAGCAGATTTTTGCACTGGAGAAAACTTTCGAGCAGACGAAATACCTGGCCGGCCCGGAGAGAGCCCGCCTGGCCTACTCTTTAGGGATGACCGAGAGTCAAGTCAAg GTCTGGTTTCAGAACAGAAGAACCAAATGGCGGAAGAGACACGCCGCGGAGATGGCCACGGCCAAGAAGAAGCACGACTCGGAGAcggagaagatgaaggagagctCGGACAACGAGGACGACGACGAGTACAACAAACCACTGGACCCGAACTCAGACGACGAGAAAATCACGAGACTGTTGAAAAAGCACAAGGCCACCAACCTGGCGCTGATCAGCCCCTGCAGTAACAGCTCGGACACCTTGTGA